The genome window CTGGTCTCACCCAGGCCCGTGCTGCTCACCAGCGTCATCCATCACTACTCAGGACAGGGAGGTGCCCACACACTTTGTGACAAACCCAGGGGCCGAGAACTATGAGCAACTCAAGCCTGAGACCAGCTGGTCACCTGGCCAGGGCAGACTGGTGCTGGGAGAGAACCCTGGCCCAGAAGAACCACAGCCTTCCACTGGAGTGGGGTCTTTTTATCCAGAATCTAATAAAAACTATGAACGAAACACCTTATGGTGTCTATCTCATGGATGCTGTGGGGTGCAGGGGCTCGAAAGGGTCATGGGGTCAGACGTGAAAGAAGATGCAGAGGCTGGAGCTTTCTGGAGAATTTACTGACCAGCAGGGATAGGGGGGTCACAGTGAGGTGCCCGACCGGAGATGCCCTGGGTAGGGTGGCCACACTTGCCACGCCGAAGGGCTCAGGGACCTTATTGCTGCTGGGCCAGGGCCTCCCCTGGACCCCCTGCACCCCGCCTCCCCCCACTGCGGCCCGCGGACGCACACGGCCCATGCACATGCTCCCGTGTGCAGACGGGCGTGGCCGGGAGCCCCTTTCCCGGCCTCACTACCCTCCAACGGAGCCGGCCCAGTGGTCCGCGGGCACGCAAAGACGGGCGCACAGGGAACTGGCGGCTTTAAATCACAGGCGTGGGCCCGGCGCAGGCGGCACTCAGGACGTGGGACGAGCGGGTGGACCCGGGTGCCTCGCCCCCGCCTGCAGCCCCGGCCCCCCGCAACCCCTCCCGGCCCCACCCGACCCCCTTTATAAAAAGAAGAGACAGCACCTTCCGCTGGACACGCCCGGCGGCCGCGGGCGCCCTGGCCCGGGGCGGCCGTCCAGTCCCGTGTGCGTGGACGCGTGGCCGGCGGCCCGCGAGTCCTGCGCATGGCTTAGAGGTGCCGCGGGCTCGGGTGGCCGTTGTGGTAGAGTTTCTGCTTCACGTGCACCATGTTCCCGGCCGCCTCCTCGAAAGGCCTGTGCGGCCGCCGGCCCAGCTCCCGCAGACTGCATAGCTTGGGCAGCCAGGTCCACGAGCCGTCTGCGGGCGTGGGGCACGGTCAGGCGGGCCGGGGCGGAGGCAGGCCGGTGGGCGTGGCGaggcgggcgggggcggggccttgGCAGGGCGGGGCGGGAGACAGGGCTGGTGGGCGGGGACGGGGCGGCGAGCCGCCCGTCCCCCACTCACCGTAGCGCCGGCCGGCCCTCCAGGCGCGCACCGCGCAGTGCAGGACGCCATCCATCCACACCAGGAACCAGCTGATGCAGAAGCCGAGCAGCAGCCCCAACATGAGGTCGATCTCCTGCTTGGTGACGTTGTCTGTCACGAAGTAATTCTCGGAGGCGTCCACCACCGACTGGTCCCCGTCGTACGGGATCACGTAGTGGACGTGGTGcctggggggcggggcggggcaccCGTTCGCCCGTGTGCGGGAGCCGAGGTCGGGAGGGGCGGCCAGGTGGGAGCCCGGAGCTGGGAGAGGGCGGGGCCCGTGGCCAAGGGGCAGCCGCCAGGGGCGGGGGTGCGTCTGCCCAGCCATGCTCCCGCCTCCTCTGCCGGGCCTGGGGGCGCCGACTCCCTGACGGGGTCAGGGACCACGGTGCGGGTGGACGAGTCGTTCCAGGGTGACGGCAGGGTCACAGCCCACGGCCAGACCCGGGGTGACGGGGCTGTGCCCACAGAGGGCCCTTCCCGCTCCTCGGGGACCACCCCTGTGACCTCTCCCTCCCTGCGGCCACGCCCACTCTCGCTTTAGCTCCGCCCCCACGGAAAGCAGGTGGGGTCAGCCCCGCTGCGGGTCGCCTCGCCTTCTTCAGCTCCCCAGCCCGACACGGTGCCGGAGGCCCGGGACGCGCGGCCCGGCGCCCCAGCCTCTCACCCGCCCTCCTGGGGATGCTCCTTATCCTGCCCCACACACATCTGCGCTTCTGCCACCCGCTCTACTGCTCCGGGATGGGCCATGTTCCAGCCGTCCAGGGCGCCTGGACCGCAGCCCCTGCCCGCCCGTGACCCAGCTCCCACCAAGGCCTGTGCCatgccccccagcccctccctgggctgTCCAAGCTCGGGCCTCTGAACCCTCCAGGCCCTCGCTGCCTCTGAGGGCCACACCGCACCGTCCCACAAGGCTCCTCCGGCCTTACGCCtgcctgaatccccttctcctccaggaagccctctgggCCCTGTGACCCAGGATGGGGTGGCCTTCCCCAGGAGACCAACACCCAGGGCAACAGACTTGGGGCTACCCCCCGCCACCCCGACCAGCAGGAGAGCCCAGGGGGAGCGCTGGCACTGACGGCCCGAGGTGCTGGGAGTCCGTGCAGCCGCTGCGCCCTGGCTGTGGCCCCCCCCTCTGCCTGGCAGTGCAGGGACTTCCTCTCCGGGTCCCCCTCCTCCCGGGGCCCCTCTGCTGGTCTCTAAttcccctcccactccccagtGTCCCCACCACCTTCCATGTCTGTTCTGAGCTCCAGCTGCCTGCGTGGTGTCTCCACGTGGGAACTACAGACACCTCAAACTCACACCTAAAAATAGCTCCTCCCTCCCCAAGCCTTCTTTTTCCATCTTCCCCTCAGTTAGATGTCAACACCTACACGGAGGCTTCAGCCCAGATAggtccccctcccctcccccaacctcgCCACTGGCCGTGCCCCACGCTCTCTGCAGAGGCACCTTCTCAAAAATGGAAACCCCGCAAAcccttcctgaccctgggccCCCGCTGCCCCTCTCTCGCTGATGTCCTTGCGCAGCAGGGGCCACAGAGGGCCTTCCTCCCTGTGGGGTCAGGGGCCCCCGGAGCCATCCTGCTGAGCATGTCCAGAGTGTGACATCCCAGCAGGTGGCTTCAGCCACCACATTCCCCTGGACCAGAGGCCACCAGCCCTGGTCCCTTAGCAAGGACTGTCCTGTCACTCATCACAGCTCATCAGCAGCCATTATCAATCATTAACAAGGGATAGAAAACTACCGATTGCTGCCCAGAATGTGTGGCTGCTGCTGGTCCCCCAGGAGAGGACACTGTTCGTGACTGGCTAGCAGGCCCCCTCACCCTGGGCACCCCAGGCTGGACCGGACCTCATGGGGGCTGACAGCACCGCGGTCGTCCCCACCCTGGCCAGCCCTCTGGGCCTTGGCACCACTGCTGCTTACCCATGGACACACGGCTGGTCAGGTAGGAAACACAAAGACCGAGTCGCCGAGGGAGCTAGAAGTGGCCCTTGGTGTCCTGCAAGTAGGACAAGGCTGGGCCCCAGCGACCCTGGGAGGCTCAGGAGCTCCAAGAGGTTGGAAGTCATGACCTGTGCCCCCAGTGCTGGCCTGGCATCTGTAGCAGCTTCCCTACCCTTTGCCCTCCTCCTTCTTCCAAATCAGACCCTGGGGGTGGGGTTCAGGTCTCCCTTGTGCACACAGGTTGCCATGAGAAGTATACATACAGGTGTCCAGCCTGGACCACACATGCTTCATGTTGTATATACACGCTGGCCACATGCACAGAACATGCGTGTATACCGTGGACGAAGGTCCACAAGCTCcacgtgtgtgcacatgcatactTGCCTGGCATGAGCTGATGCATATCACAAGTAGATGCACAGGCACTCAGCCTTGCACACAGCCATCCTCTCTGCGGGCGCTGTGGCATATGCATGGCCATGGGCACACAGACACTGCCTGCtggcacacacacactttggagCATTAGTTTATATACATGTTCTCTATAAAACTATCCACAGGCACACTTGTGCATGTATGCTTACTCTGCACACGTGATGTACATACATGGGTGAAGTCTGTTGTGGTGCTGCATGTGCCTGATTCATACAAGGATATCTCATATGCAAAACTGTCCTCTGCAGACACATTTGCCATACCCACATGGAGCACACTCTTCACTGTATATTGTATCACATACGTGTACTGTGCATACACATGTATGCTGTCAATATACAAGAACACTTTGTACACTGAATTTACATATCCTGTATGTAGTGATGTGTACAAAGCACACATATGTGGACACACACGCAGAAGCAACCCATGTCTTCAGCAGGCAGAACTCCATGTTTCCTGCATCCACAGACCCACCTACCCGTGCATGTAGTCTGGGCACTGCAAGTGACACCCTATGCAATACACTCTGAAAACACACCTGTCTCCCTGGCTAGGCCCCCAGTGTGAGGTGACAGGCACATACATGCTGGTCACAATACAACAGCCCACACACACGTGAAATGTGTCACAGATGTTTGCAGGGCTCGGAGTCCGGGCCAATCGCTCAGGACTGGCCCGCTGTACAGCCCCCAGGAGGTAGTGGTGCCAACTTGCCTTTCCTTAGCCTTGGGTCACGTGCACCAGGCGGGAGCACAGGGGTCTCTGGGGACATGTGGGCACCCAGCAAGCTCTCTGTGGGTCCCTGGCCAACACATGCAAGGAGCTCCCATCTCTGCCTTCCCTCAAGCCCATGTTCTGCTCCACTACACCGCTCTGTACCCCCAGGCAGGCGGCATGCTTAGTGCAGCGAAAGGTCCTGTCTCTCACACACATCCCCCGCCCACTGTGTGTGCGCATATCCCTGGAGCAGAGCAGGGTGAGCACAGGTCAGGGGCAGGTCCCTCCCAgctggtgaccttgggcacatcTCTCCGCTCAAGCCTCTGCTTTCTCAACGGGCCCAGCCTGAGGGTATCCTGAGGGGATGAGGGTGTGCATGCGAATGTGCGCGTGTGCCATGTGTACGCACATGTATATGCACAGACGGTACACATATGCGCATCTCATGAGAAGGTATTTATTTCGTACGTGGACATACAAACATGCATGGCCAGGAAGACCCCATCACTACATGTGCACGGAATGGGGGTCACACAGCGGGTGAAGGGGACCTGGgttctcccctccctctctgagtgaccttgggcagctcCACCTCCCTCGCCTCAGTTCCTCCTCTGTACTCTGCGGGGTTGGGCCAGGTGTCCCTCAAGGTAGGTTCTGCCCACCTTGACCCTCTATACTGCCCTGTTCCTGGTTCCCAGGAAAGTTCATGGGCACAGTGCAGGGCTCAGGGGAAGGGTGGTATACTCTGTGGGCCCGGCTGTTTGCCAGATGCCTCCTGGGCTATTGGGCTCGGTTGCAGCTCTCTGGGCCTCCAGGCCCCACAGCAGGAGGCCAAAGGCCCTTTCTGCCCATCACCCTGGTGGGCCCTTTCTCTAAAGGCATTCTGGGGGGTCCTAACTGATTTGGTCATGCTACCCCACTCCTGGAACCCAATTGGCCAATCCCCAGGTGCCAGCCCGGGGCTGGAAGGGACGGGACAGTCCTTCCCGCACCGGCCTAGCGTAGCCCACAGCCTGGGCTTGGGGCTCCCCCACATCCCAGTGGCCCCGCCACACGTGTGATCACGCGTTTGCCCCACCCGGCGCGGACTCACCGACCACAGTTGCAGTGGCAGACGCGGTCCTCGCCCCGCAAGTGCGGGAGGATGTAGTTGTGGAATCGGTCCAGCAGCGCGTTCATGTCCATCAAGCACGCGATGGCCTGGAAGAGCCCATGACCCGTCACTGCCGGGGAGCAGCCGGCCGGGACCCCAGGCGGGGCGCCGGTGCTCTGGGGATAGGGGAGCACAGGCCGGGGACGGGGGCTCGAAGTCTGGGATGGGGACGCGCAGGGCACCCGGGGACGGAGGAGCAGCCGGGATGGGGGCACCGTGCGTCCGGGATGGGAGGGCGCGAGCCGGGATGGGGCGCGCAGGCCGGGATGGGGGAGCGCAGGCCGCGCGGGCCGGTAAACAAGGCGCGGAAGGTGGGGGAggcggcgcgggcgcgggcgcgggagGCGGCGCGGGCGCGCGGGAAGCCCCTCCGCTCACCATCACGATCGACGCCCCCAGAATCATGAAGATCATGGTGTTCGCGCTCATGGACATcgggcggggccgggccgggccggagCGCCGCCCCCCGGCCCCGGCGCCCCCCCGGCCCCGGCCCGATGCTGGGCCCCCGCCGCCTCCGCAGAGGTCAGCCCGCCGCGCTCCGCCGGCCGCGGAggaggcgcggggcggggcgggcaaGGGACGCGGCGCTTCGGGGTCGCTCGCCGCCGGCCGTCGCGCTCGCCGCGCTCCGCTCCGCCCTCGGCCTtcctcccgccccgccccgccccgcgccgcgccGCCCGCTCCCCGCGCCGCGCCGCCCCCTGGCCCGCCTGCCCTGCCGCCCGGGCCGGGTCCGCACCGGACCAGACCGGCCGTGGCCGATGGGGCCCCGGGGCGGCTGCCCGCCCCCTTCCCCCTCCGCTGAAGGACCCCCTTCGGGACCGCGAGCAAGCTGCCGGGGAGGCCCCTCGGAGGGCCGGACGCAGGCCCACGGCAGGAGCCCGGCAAAGGCGGGGGCGCCCCAGGGTGCATACCAGTCTCAGCCCCAGCTTCCCGTAGGGGTCCGCCCCAGGCACCTGggctgggcagaggcccagaggcccgTGCCGTGGCCCTGCTCTGGGCGCCCCACGTCCCTGAGCAAGCCCCTGACCCACAGCCCAGGCAACCACCGCACTGCCCGCGGGGCACCCCAGGGTTTCCACAGCTGTGGAACCGAGGGCTCCCTGGGGGCAGCTGTAGGGACACCAATCCCAGCGAGGGAGCAGGTGCCACAGAGAAAGGGCCGGTCTGCTCGCAGTCCTGGGGGAAGGACTTCTGATCTGGCCGGGAAGGGAGGCAGGCCCTGCAGGCCCTGGGCTGCCCCATCAcggggccccagccccagcaagCAGCCCCTTCGGAAGCGGATCTCTGGGGAACGCGACCCTGAGTGCCCCCTTTGCAAATCAGCAAGTGACATGGTCCTTGCTGAAGTCCTCCTGTAGGACCCCTCCCCACCTCCGCCTCCTCGTCCCACTGTCACAGCAACCCGCGCCGGGGCACCGGGGCCGTCGGGACAAAGCCAAGACCCCTGGCAGCATCTGCTCACCGAACAACTGCACAGACAGCGCGTTGCTTTATTCAGGGATTTGTACATTCCAGCCACTTCGGACATAAGGGGAGGGGTAGCCGAGGGGAAATGAACTATCAACCGTCTTCTCCTTTGGGGTTTGAGGAAAATGGACACCCCACTCACAAGTGGAGGGGGGACAGGAGACTCGGCTGGTTCAGTCTGCATTTACGTGTATGTCTCCGACGCAGCTCATCTCAGTACGGCTACCGCCCCCTGGCAGAACATGGACAAGGGCACACACACCCCAGGACGGAAGGAAGCTGAGGGGCGGGCAGGGCGGCTGGGTGTCAGTAGAAGCAGACAGTGTGCAGGAAGGCCCTGCCGCTCTTCTCCTCAAACTCCTGCAGCAGCTCGTCGATCTCGTTCTCCATGTCTTCAGTGTGCTGGATCTGGGGGACAGAAAAGCCACCCTGAGCGGGAGCGTCTGTCCCCAACCCCCGGCAGGCAGGTCCAGCTGCCTCTGCCTGTTCTGACGATGACCAGGGCTTCAGAGActcccctgctgccctggccGGGGTCCTGAGAACGAGGGTCCAGGGCAGCCCCGGTCCTCTGGTGCAGACCCCCCGCCAAGGGGGCTGGGCTCTGAGACCCAGAGGCACAGGGCAGCTGCACCAGGGCCTGCTTCGACCTCGCATGCACAGTGAACCACCGACCCTCCCCGCTTTGCGAATCAGCAAGCGACACAGTCCTTGCTGAAGTCCTCCTGCCAGGGAAGCCAGCCTGTCGTGCTCTGCAGTGCGGCCGTCCTGTGCACTACAGGCTGTGGCCTCCACCCACGAGCCGCCACTAGTGTCCCTCCCAGTTGTGAGACCCACCAGTATGTGCAGACATGGCCAGATGCCCCTGGTGCTGACTCACTGCCCTAAAAAGAGTAGGTGCTGCCAGGGGGCAGCTTTGGGGTGGCCCAGGGCTGGCTCCCAAGCACAACTGCCCTAGCATGCTGTGGCCAGGCTGCTCATTGACCCTCGTCTTGGCTGGTCTGTGAAGTGAAAAGTAGCCCCATGATTTTCTCTCCAGTGTAACCTGAGTGGAAGTCATGTGTGCAACTGTTGGGACGTTGTCTTCCCCTTCAGCCCTTTCTTTGGCATGATGGCTGGATCATGGGCACAACTGCTGGAGCTTCAGCAGCCACACTGGACCATGAGGCATACTGGGAACAGAagctctgctgggcagagcaaCAGAGCGGGCACCTGGGTCCCTCACGTAGCAAACCAGTCCAGGCCTGCCTGTCTCCACCCTTCTTAGTCGATCCGCTTGTTTTGTCTTTCCATCACTCATAGCCAACTGACCTAAACGCAGATCCCACAGGCAGAAGACAGAGTGAGACACGTGGGTTTCTCCTTGGGTGGATCTTCCTCACGTCTGAGAGGGGATGCTTTACTCTTGAGCACAGCAGCACAGGGGCTGCCAACGCCCCTGGGCTTGTCCACCTGAGGGAGGATGCCCACACAGGAACCCCAAGCCCTGAGGGTGAAGCCCTTTGACATCTCTGGGGACCTGGAGGCTCCACTAGATGTGTTTGGGGTTTTGCAAGGGAGCCTATGTCCGGAAAGGCCCTGGAAGACACACATGGCCATCTTCGTGGATGCCAGACACTGAGCAGGTCACTGCACTTCTACCGACTGAACAAAGCACAGAGGTGAATTCTTAAGCCAAAGCGACTGAGTCGTTCTCCGACTTAGGGGCACATCTCTGCATTTACTTGGGTTTTGACATTTGAAGACACCTTCGCCATCAATCCAACTGTTTCACGATGAAACCCTCATATGCAGGAGTCACTGCCCTCTGGTGGGACTGCTCCttggggcccagggcagggggcaggagccAAGACGCAGGACACTCACACACTGGCAGAGTTCACAGATGAGGAATGCCCCCAGGGTGGCCTCTTCATGGTTGTCTTGGATGTCCACGTTGATGACATGCACTGGCTGGCAGGTCTCCTGCTCTCTGGAATTCAGATCTGGCCAGGACAGAATGTCAGATGTCAGAACCTGAGAAGCAGGGCACAGAAGGGCCAGTGCCTGCCCTGCTCGACTGCCCCGTTCCTCTTCAGGGAACACAATTAAGGACTCAGCATCAAACCAGGCCCAGGGGGAGCCTCATAGCCCATGTGGCTGCGATCCAAGGAGACCTGATCATCAGCCTCAGCACCAGGCCCCAGCCACCCTGAGCACCAGCTGTTCCGGGGTAAGTGCTCAGCCCCACTTACAGGCCCAGGACCCCAGACCCAGCTCATCTCACACATACTCTTCACGGGCAAAAAAGACCGGGCCCCACACAAAGCTGTCTGCCTACACACAGGCGGTCTTGCTCTGATAAACAGCCAAGCCAAAGGCCACAGCGCCCAACCCTAGCTATCCAGTGGCCCTCAAACACTCCTGCCTGGCCACCAAGGAGGGCCCCACAGGTCGGGACCAGGGTCCTGCCCACATCCCCCCACCTGCTGGCAGATGCTCCAGGGATCCCTTGCCAGCCCTGCAGCAGGGAACACAAACTGAGTGCCTGGGCCGGCAGGTGGCACACACACGGGCAGCTCAGGCCTGGGGTCTCACCTTCTACCACCTGGTCGTACACTCTCTCTTCACAGGTGAGGATCAGGTCAAACAGGTCCTTGCAGTTCTGGAACCTTTCTGGCCGGGGCTTGATTCTCTTATTTCTGTCCAGCATATGTAAAATGCCATTCTGCGTGTAGCTAGGTGCCAGAGTTAAGGAACTTGGGACAGACTTCTGTTCCTACGCCTTGAAGCGTGCACACCCCAGCCCGCCCAGGCGCCTTTGGTGTCTGCATGGCAGAGCCACCCTGCGCTGCTCCCCCAGCGTCAAGGCAGTAGAGGCCCCAGGCAGCTGTTGGGGCCAGGCTACCCGAGCAGACGGGGGTGCTCGCCCCCAGCCCAGCAGACCTGCCTGGCCTAGAGTCCGGACACGGCAGTTCACCTGACAGCGGCCCCTGAGGACAGAGCCTAGTGCTGTGGCCTCTCCCACACCGGCATGTCCTTCACACCCTGCCTGCCTTTCCAGGCTCGTCCTGCGGCATCTCCGTGCCAGCTGTGTGCCGGCTCCTGTTGAACCTAAGCCCTTCAGCAAAGACAAAGCCACCTGAACAGCCGGCCAGTCCCCAATACAGCTCAGCTGCTGCAGGAGAAAACCTCAGAGGCAAGAAGTGGGCGTGTCTGGAGAAGCCCAGGACAGCACTGAGGGCCAGGCTGGAGCAGCTCAGGGAGCACACGCAGGTCCCCCAGTCACGAGCTGTGCTGGGCAGGACACTCCTACCCCCAAGTCAGAAGCACCTCTCCTGGGACCCTGCAGACAGGGTCATACCCCCAACCCTGTGGCCGCATCTGGCCTGGGGGCCCAGAGAGTGGCTCACCTCCCCAAGGGACAGTCCCAAAATGAGCCTGTGGTCTCTACGGGTCACCCGAGACCTGCGGCAAGCTCCTCACCAAGCTCCTGGACCAGCTGACTTAGGAATTCtgatacattttaatgtttttcccaGATTCTAAGTCATGACAGAGCACCTAAGTTAACTCACATCGTTCACTTCCTACCTTCCTGGGTGGTGAAGAGCCGTCAGGTGGTCAGGGAAAGCGCTTCAGCGGGAAGACAGGCGGCTGTCGGCTCTGCCGCTCCCGACCCGCTCCCCTCTCTAGCTGGGGGCAGTGAAACTGCCCCTGCCCTGTCTGGGCCCCGAGCGGGCCAGACACCGCCCCGCAGCTCCATACAAAGCGCTGCTGCCACATCTAGGCCCCTCTTCCCAGAACCTAGTCCCTCTGACACCGGGCACCAAGGTCCGACGGGGGGAGGCCCAGGGAGCGCCCCCGTGCCAGCGTGCCTGAAGCTCCAGTGCAGGCTCCTGCACTCCGCGGCCTCCCGAGCCCTCCGGCCCAGACCAGCACGGCTCCCAGAGCCCTCGCAGGGCTCCCTCCTCCTTTACTTCCCTTAGTTGTTTACACGGACACGAACAAAGGAAATTAAGATTCATGCCTGTTTAGGGATCAGACCCTACCCCTTATTAGTTTAACAGGATAGAAGGAACAGTGGCCTTTTCAGACTATTTTCTGGCAAACACTAGATGCAAAGTCAGGCCACACCAGGAGCCTTTGAGATGAACCCACAGACCCTCCACTGAGCCAACTCACAGTGACCAGGAGTCCCACCTAAACCCCCACAGCAGCTGcaggctgggggcagtggggacaagaacgcTGGGGGAGGAGTGACACCATGTCTCAGCAGAACGAGGGCCGGGCCAGACAGGGAGTGTCAGATGCTGCCCACTTCAAGCATCTCGTCACAGATAACAGTCTTTTCCTTGCATGAATAAAGTGCATCAGCAGGGCCCACATGCGCCCTCGCCACTCCAACATGCACTCTGCACCCAGCAAGGGTACCAGCAAAGGAGGGGTGTGGACTGGGGGCTGCACATGGTGAGGGGTGCCAGGCCTGGGCAAGGGTATTTGTTACCACCCCGGAACCAACTGCCCCACCACATACAGGTCCTCCAGTGGCCACTGTGGTCTGGGGACAGTCGCCAGCCTGCTGCCCACGGTCGGTGAAGGCCGACCTGTCTGCAAAGGTAGAAAGCCACCTCCGGGCAGGAGAGCGGGCTGGGGCCTCCCTGTAGCTCGCATACCCAATGCACTCCCTCTGCCAGGCTGGGATGGGGTCAGGGCCCTGGGGACAGTGGCCCGGAGCACCTGTGCCCCGGCTCCCTGCTCAATGCAAAGGGCTCTGGCCTCACTGAGAGGGGAGAGTCCTAGTGAGTCTCAGGCTCCAGGCAAAGCCCGCGATGCTTCCAGAAGGCCACGGAGGTGGGACGCTGCCAGTCAGGCCCTTCCGTCCAGACCCCCGAGGAGAATCCCGCCCAGGGGCCCTGTGGCCCAATGCTGAGGGCTGCCAGACCCTCGTCAGCTAGCAGATGAGCAAAGAAGGCCCTGACTGGGTGGGGCACACACTGGCCATCTCACGCTGGCCCTTGGCCTGCACAGGGAGCGCGTCTCCACTGCTCCTGCGGGAGGAGTCACGGGTGCCTCCCTCGGCTGTGCAGCCAGTGGGGGCCACAGGCCCCTCACGGGTGGGCCCGGGAAGCCCCACGGTGCAGCAATGGGACTGTTCTGAAGCACTCAGGTCTTAACCATCTGACAGTCCAG of Manis javanica isolate MJ-LG chromosome 4, MJ_LKY, whole genome shotgun sequence contains these proteins:
- the TMEM240 gene encoding transmembrane protein 240, with translation MSMSANTMIFMILGASIVMAIACLMDMNALLDRFHNYILPHLRGEDRVCHCNCGRHHVHYVIPYDGDQSVVDASENYFVTDNVTKQEIDLMLGLLLGFCISWFLVWMDGVLHCAVRAWRAGRRYDGSWTWLPKLCSLRELGRRPHRPFEEAAGNMVHVKQKLYHNGHPSPRHL
- the SSU72 gene encoding RNA polymerase II subunit A C-terminal domain phosphatase SSU72; protein product: MPSSPLRVAVVCSSNQNRSMEAHNILSKRGFSVRSFGTGTHVKLPGPAPDKPNVYDFKTTYDQMYNDLLRKDKELYTQNGILHMLDRNKRIKPRPERFQNCKDLFDLILTCEERVYDQVVEDLNSREQETCQPVHVINVDIQDNHEEATLGAFLICELCQCIQHTEDMENEIDELLQEFEEKSGRAFLHTVCFY